A region from the Maniola jurtina chromosome 20, ilManJurt1.1, whole genome shotgun sequence genome encodes:
- the LOC123875500 gene encoding receptor-type tyrosine-protein phosphatase kappa isoform X3 codes for MSCFCSMYINACFYIKDRVTFRPETDENGSISETIPDRPVELKNFPKLCEQRRKFPVLYKLEFQTAIKVETHACRHAQKKTNVHKNQNQKVTPYDYNRVVLQTVDREPDSDYINASYVDSILKPNAYIVTQGPTEETVVSFWRMIWQERAAAIVMLTKTFDFIKVMCVQYWPPNKEKDETYGDISVGIVQEEELANFHIRTFRLYKTEKDVVVEERFILQFHYTQWHSHTCPFSNALLEFRRRVRAVVGRRLATNPVAGPMLVHCNDGGGRSGVYLAVDANLELAEEEDCFDVFGYLKKLRQSRKGLIENEEQYKFVYDTLEEHVVCGVSWFPVSELSQRLKQKSQRDPVTKLNEYQKEYQQICKQTPRFTIGDCAGGHRGDNREKNRDVLVVPPDNFRPYLTSFQGNSFTDYINAVFVDGYTKPREYIVTEWPLVLTQGEFWSLVYDYECAAVVVLCVPQKNSQQYPPFWPEGRHPKKYGPVFTIDHVSHNHYTNIKTWIFRINKKIVSLTELMAGVKAPPKTVQLFQLTCWPMGHKVPSSTNSLVELMNMVERWRQRTDYGPVCVVSPDGRSRAGVYCAANACIEQVIKHGEVDVFQAVKTVRRHRPQLVENMTEYKYCYDLVLHYVLHYLSKDMNEKK; via the exons CCGATGAAAACGGATCGATATCGGAGACGATACCGGACCGGCCCGTCGAGCTGAAGAACTTCCCCAAACTCTGCGAGCAGCGGCGGAAATTCCCTGTCTTGTACAAGCTAGAATTTCAG ACTGCAATCAAAGTGGAAACACACGCATGTCGACACGCACAGAAGAAAACAAACGTCCACAAAAaccaaaatcaaaaagttactCCGT ATGACTACAACAGAGTGGTGCTACAGACGGTTGACCGGGAACCGGATTCCGATTATATTAATGCTTCCTATGTAGAT AGTATATTAAAGCCAAACGCGTACATAGTGACGCAGGGGCCAACAGAAGAGACGGTGGTGTCCTTCTGGCGCATGATATGGCAGGAGCGGGCCGCTGCCATCGTCATGCtcaccaaaacattcgattttatCAAG GTGATGTGCGTACAGTACTGGCCGCCCAACAAGGAGAAGGACGAGACGTACGGAGACATCAGCGTGGGCATCGTTCAAGAAGAGGAGCTCGCCAACTTTCACATACGCACTTTCCGACTCTACAAGACTGAAAAAGAT GTGGTTGTTGAAGAAAGGTTCATCCTCCAGTTCCATTACACTCAGTGGCACTCCCACACGTGCCCGTTCAGCAACGCGTTACTAGAGTTCAGGAGGCGAGTCCGTGCGGTGGTCGGGAGACGGCTCGCAACCAACCCTGTGGCTGGCCCTATGCTTGTACATTGCAA CGACGGCGGTGGGCGCTCAGGCGTGTATTTAGCCGTTGACGCAAATTTAGAATTAGCTGAAGAAGAAGACTGCTTTGATGTTTTCGGGTATTTAAAGAAATTGAGACAATCCAGAAAAGGCCTTATAGAAAACGAG GAGCAATATAAATTCGTGTATGATACGTTAGAGGAACACGTGGTCTGCGGAGTTTCCTGGTTTCCAGTATCAGAGCTGTCACAAAGACTGAAACAAAAGTCCCAAAGGGATCCAGTGACCAAACTGAACGAGTACCAGAAGGAATATCAGCAGATATGTAAACAGACGCCCAGGTTCACTATAGGGGACTGTGCCGGGGGTCACAGAGGGGACAATAGGGAAAAGAATAGAGATGTTCTTGTAGTTCCAC CGGACAATTTTCGTCCATATCTGACATCCTTCCAAGGCAATAGTTTTACAGACTACATCAATGCTGTGTTTGTAGAT ggttACACGAAACCGCGGGAGTACATAGTGACGGAATGGCCGTTAGTACTGACACAGGGAGAGTTCTGGTCTCTAGTGTATGACTACGAATGTGCTGCGGTCGTCGTTTTGTGCGTGCCTCAGAAAAATTCT CAACAATATCCCCCCTTCTGGCCTGAGGGGAGGCACCCTAAGAAATATGGGCCAGTATTCACAATAGATCACGTCTCTCATAACCACTATACAAATATAAAGACTTGGATATTTAGGATTAACAAgaaa ATAGTATCGCTGACGGAATTGATGGCAGGAGTAAAAGCGCCCCCGAAGACAGTCCAGCTGTTCCAACTGACGTGTTGGCCGATGGGGCATAAGGTTCCCTCGTCCACGAACTCTCTCGTCGAGCTGATGAATATGGTCGAACGGTGGCGACAGCGTACCGACTACGGGCCTGTTTGTGTTGTGTCACC TGACGGGCGCAGTCGCGCGGGCGTGTATTGCGCCGCCAACGCGTGCATCGAACAAGTGATAAAACACGGAGAGGTCGACGTGTTTCAGGCTGTGAAAACTGTGCGGCGACACCGTCCGCAGCTTGTCGAAAACATG